A stretch of Carnobacteriaceae bacterium zg-C25 DNA encodes these proteins:
- a CDS encoding ABC transporter permease gives MDKLYKQRLQAALLQKYRYLRYILNDHVLVIVFFLFVTLAYAYHDFLQQSFMLPQWVLTVFVSGFITLLIYPIRVATLLKKQDLHYLNHSALLTKRYFYSAQLYSVLFVLFAFVSGTIILLPLLHKVKMAVTLEWWLNGVLYSFIHVMSQLTPLKKQLSVVLFIVMVSYFYIGVFSCVILCSLFVFVYTKQSPLQSIAQLIEAESYRLMRQNMWLHFFGDAPIHHNTKKQSYFDNVVSRVNVSVLLKYALRQKEIRENVVGQMIVASLVIFASKNVWVISVVVGLLLFLSGVQLYHTLIYQCSRFYKWMPHNVSDWKKEMKQVVFFIFLLQSGMIVVLSSISIGVISVMRVVLSIFIVRFLVLPLYIFSKIDKMM, from the coding sequence ATGGATAAATTATATAAACAACGCCTACAAGCTGCCTTACTGCAAAAATACCGTTATTTACGCTATATTCTTAATGATCACGTCCTTGTTATCGTCTTTTTTTTATTTGTTACATTGGCGTACGCCTATCACGATTTTTTACAGCAATCGTTTATGTTGCCACAGTGGGTTTTAACTGTGTTCGTGAGCGGGTTCATCACGTTACTCATTTATCCAATACGTGTAGCAACACTATTAAAAAAACAAGATTTACATTATTTGAATCATTCCGCATTGTTGACGAAACGTTATTTTTATTCAGCGCAATTATATAGTGTGCTATTTGTGTTATTTGCATTTGTATCGGGTACCATCATTTTGCTACCGTTGTTGCATAAAGTGAAGATGGCCGTAACACTTGAGTGGTGGTTGAATGGAGTGCTATATAGTTTTATTCATGTCATGTCTCAATTGACACCACTAAAAAAACAACTGTCCGTTGTACTGTTTATCGTTATGGTGTCTTATTTTTATATCGGTGTTTTTAGTTGTGTCATACTGTGTAGTTTATTTGTTTTTGTCTATACAAAACAATCTCCACTACAATCTATTGCGCAGTTAATCGAAGCTGAAAGTTATCGTCTCATGCGTCAAAACATGTGGTTGCATTTCTTTGGAGATGCACCAATACACCACAACACGAAAAAACAGTCGTATTTTGATAACGTGGTATCACGTGTCAATGTGTCGGTATTGCTAAAATACGCGCTCAGACAAAAGGAAATTCGAGAAAATGTTGTTGGGCAAATGATTGTGGCATCACTCGTTATTTTTGCCTCTAAAAATGTATGGGTCATTAGTGTTGTTGTCGGTTTATTGTTATTTTTAAGCGGTGTACAGTTGTATCACACGTTAATTTATCAGTGTTCACGTTTTTATAAATGGATGCCACACAATGTGAGTGATTGGAAAAAGGAAATGAAACAAGTTGTTTTTTTCATCTTTTTACTGCAAAGTGGTATGATTGTCGTGTTAAGTAGTATTAGTATTGGCGTAATA
- the secE gene encoding preprotein translocase subunit SecE, with product MKFIKNVIAEMKAVTWPKFSGLVRTTGLVVLSIALLAIFFGTIDTGIGALIRSLLSL from the coding sequence ATGAAATTTATCAAAAATGTGATTGCAGAAATGAAAGCAGTGACGTGGCCTAAATTTTCTGGGTTAGTACGTACGACAGGACTAGTTGTGTTAAGTATTGCATTACTTGCCATTTTCTTTGGAACAATCGATACGGGTATAGGTGCACTGATTCGTTCGCTTTTATCACTATAA
- the rpmG gene encoding 50S ribosomal protein L33 — MAQRKTGLACTTCGQRNYTVTPTEKGRTERLEIKKFCRYCAKHTVHKETK; from the coding sequence ATGGCACAACGTAAAACAGGTCTTGCTTGCACAACATGTGGGCAACGTAACTATACGGTTACTCCGACTGAAAAAGGAAGAACAGAGCGATTAGAAATTAAAAAGTTTTGCCGTTATTGTGCAAAACATACAGTACATAAAGAAACAAAATAG
- a CDS encoding ABC transporter ATP-binding protein — MLQVKELTGGYTRIPAISNISFSMLPGQFYAVVGLNGAGKSTLLHHLTATMSAFSGEVELDGVTPTTPQAYKQKIAYVPETPILYDELTLKEHVELVARVYQVPFDETLEKAMHYARLFRLDNRLEWFPSAFSKGMKQKVMLILALMLDVPLYIIDEPFMGLDPIAIKDLLNIFQDKLNDNAMIIVSTHILSQIHRDIDKVLFMHKGQLIEEKTVSTLLEDYQCTTVDDLFIAMVSKQQGAENG; from the coding sequence ATGTTACAGGTAAAAGAATTAACGGGTGGGTATACACGTATACCTGCTATTTCGAATATTTCATTTTCAATGTTACCCGGTCAATTTTATGCCGTTGTCGGTTTAAATGGAGCGGGAAAAAGTACGTTACTGCATCATTTGACAGCTACCATGTCAGCATTTAGCGGTGAGGTGGAACTTGATGGTGTGACGCCAACAACACCACAGGCATATAAACAAAAAATAGCGTATGTGCCGGAAACGCCAATTTTATATGATGAATTAACGTTAAAAGAACATGTTGAATTGGTAGCTCGTGTGTATCAAGTGCCTTTTGATGAAACGTTGGAAAAAGCAATGCACTACGCGCGATTATTTCGATTGGATAATCGATTAGAATGGTTTCCAAGTGCCTTTTCTAAAGGTATGAAACAGAAAGTCATGCTGATTTTAGCGTTAATGCTTGACGTTCCTTTATACATTATTGATGAACCGTTTATGGGGTTAGATCCAATAGCGATTAAAGATTTGTTGAACATTTTTCAAGACAAATTAAACGATAATGCAATGATTATCGTGTCCACACACATTTTGTCGCAAATTCACCGTGATATTGATAAAGTTTTATTTATGCATAAAGGTCAGCTTATCGAAGAAAAGACGGTATCAACGTTGTTGGAGGACTATCAATGTACGACGGTTGATGATCTATTCATTGCCATGGTTTCTAAACAGCAAGGAGCAGAAAATGGATAA